A portion of the Aricia agestis chromosome 1, ilAriAges1.1, whole genome shotgun sequence genome contains these proteins:
- the LOC121733339 gene encoding laminin subunit alpha-3-like, whose amino-acid sequence MACFIVPGCNCSAAGAEGNACDIRSGQCRCRPHVTGRACDTCEEGYWGLELGGCRRCACGAGAAACDPVSGACACAAGVGGARCDTCLPGYYGFGPTGCLQCPACPEGRVCSAATGRCVCAGRARGPNCTLCARGYWRRGHACVPCACGPGAVSDTCDAVTGQCRCRAGWAGLACEGCAPGHFGPRCRPCNCVPAGTRGCKDGVCPCDQAGQCLCKENVVGEKCDSCLEGTFGLAEDNPAGCTACFCFGRSARCTQADVTRAALHASAPVHLKLLRGEAVTTVEAESQLAVQARSPDATIAVPRPAVPVYVELGELFLGDHLLSYGGALRFRVEEEGGEPLPGHTLMKFPLVSIYGAHLILDYYQRVPAVNGTHAVRLHESLWTVRGRGAGASRSALMLVLQDVRRVLLRASTRAPARADPVHVLLLSASLETAVAGVARGAAAPGVERCDCPRGYDAASCQLPAVGFWMPSSSPRVMHVSGTVVIRLDGAAEPCNCRGRASACHPNTGHCMNCSNNTAGPQCERCADGYYGSPESGCAPCPCPGPQRSHAAACAVSGSRVHCFCKPGYTGAACESCAAGWRWSGDSCVACACDPRGALDSRCDGGAHCRCRPHATGDRCQLCTRPRHYLDDDGCKPCDNCTQTLLDYVGEVNGDMRRRVDIAELSRAPQPFPALREFASDASALHNDLQQHRTLLEKTRLVESELGKLEVAEHELFTEANKFKEEIKRREKEALSLSLESMSGLEVVLNQKRMIADRVAALDDFAQGEKHLSAHRALKEARHLLKKIKSTSLIDYVAAATDISDSATMQSTVVREYAWRAADALERAQGLREGVARWEARGEELAQLASAVWAAGDRVDALRRDTVPRLAALRDGGTRCRLELENVASLSSHNLTTDARAALLNAQNLAIGFPALLAELRALTAAAEEKEGILYNITPAYKEKYLDAVEKHAAVLAEKAKEYKNLFAGTRAAASSGVRAATAWAEVAESVRLAAAAADAAVIAVAAAAQMARGPHSLLHTADKEKRRSLQLKQRGEEVLEKAEDLRRSVESARRGTDAVSVGLRALGWRQRELATAADAATASVASSAAPATLKHATGQAERVFGVARALYDEAAETRRRVRYQLRRELAHLQRLGDTALGAAEEHVSQIRGNTLRGAEVSEALAAAAAARAREHAAAARSLGPAARDLRTRIQQAKDAAATISVSLTSAATGPGCARAYAAWGAPAATRASLAFSFDGAVRDGTLLYLPDQDGVRYMRLYVLEGRLRVRWDVGGGVHSLEHPEPLQATHDDADHSIYRVEIERVWGAVRLVVERGGAAAAAWSNGTAAGGAGGLLRAPRWWLGEPARPLPACVHALHADRTPVGLWAFAVQPADAKCTACTQRWWRGGRGEGLVWLNGAGYVALRRSGARVVDRRRFSLSFTFRTRDTDALLFMALDTVNNRSLSVWLSACRVVFRVQYAHARLDITAGAAGARYCDGRPAHVQATRLFTGLERGSLRVNGEETLGSPSPPVQAAAELPDLSAAHYWVGGVPPGTDAGALPGADTADVPALLGCFGALTVDREGYDLLDTHARQGVEAGCSSKPLRSAILDGSGYIELPSPAIKRKATIGLTFQTRSEAGLLLYRATNAHTNETEEDKNYLMMSLVKGELEVRARAGKGEVRVRVNGSALHDGRLHTVRLVRVHKQLEVWVDEARRGVGTLGGAALAARARGTYLGGVPPAVLPGAGVPPFVGTITDFVVDSTWIGLETAVEWDGARLGRADGELRPEPPAEPRALQATTEGDSFCSKTSSFTVEAGAVKFGDAAGSYAALRVPRAGPKPDFAVSLHFRTFATDGLLLLIPGSKTKPKHYSALMVKEGRLRLVVRGRKRRELTLPLFVSDGTWRPVSVRAGRRRAVLRCGEAVAAARAASLARAARIYVGGPPPPHLLPHVPPQILKLGGFVGCVRRVTVNGREEDLVGRGGAGAARVRQCFPHVERGAYFAGDAHAAWGAWRGEGDVRDVRLQFRALAPTGVLLAAAGVVLELRDGAVVVSGPEGREATVEAGGRACDGAWHSVRVRLARRPALALDAAPEERAPPALLPAAPPPTATTLYVGGLPEGAAELTEGRENFKGCIREVVVGEERREWAAMDALHNVLLDSCPVAQ is encoded by the exons ATGGCATGTTTTATTGTTCCAGGGTGCAACTGTTCGGCAGCGGGCGCGGAGGGCAACGCATGCGACATCCGCAGCGGGCAGTGCCGCTGCCGCCCGCACGTCACCGGCCGCGCCTGCGACACCTGCGAG GAAGGCTACTGGGGTCTGGAGCTGGGCGGGTGCCGGCGGTGCGcgtgcggcgcgggcgcggcggcgtgcgACCCGGTGAGCGGCGCGTGCGCGTGCGCGGCCGGCGTGGGCGGCGCGCGCTGCGACACCTGCCTGCCCGGGTACTACGGCTTCGGGCCCACGGGATGCCTGC AGTGCCCCGCATGTCCGGAGGGGCGCGTGTGCTCGGCGGCGACGGGGCGGTGCGTGTGCGCGGGGCGGGCGCGCGGGCCCAACTGCACGCTGTGCGCGCGCGGCTACTGGCGGCGCGGACACGCCTGCGTGCCCTGCGCGTGCGGGCCTGGCGCTGTGTCGG ACACGTGCGACGCGGTGACCGGTCAGTGCCGCTGCCGCGCGGGGTGGGCGGGGCTGGCGTGCGAGGGCTGCGCCCCCGGACACTTCGGGCCGCGCTGCCGACCCTGCAACTGTGTCCCCGCCGGCACGCGCGGCTGCAAGGACGGCGTCTGCCCTTGCGACCAGGCTGGCCAGTGCCTCTGCAAG GAGAACGTGGTGGGTGAGAAGTGCGACTCGTGCCTGGAGGGGACGTTCGGTCTGGCGGAGGACAACCCGGCGGGCTGCACGGCATGCTTCTGCTTCGGGCGGAGCGCGCGCTGCACGCAGGCCGACGTCACGCGCGCCGCGCTGCACGCCTCCGCGCCCGTCCACCTCAAGCTGCTGCGAGGAGAAGCCGTCACCACA GTGGAGGCGGAGTCTCAGCTGGCGGTGCAGGCGCGGTCGCCGGACGCGACGATCGCGGTGCCGCGGCCGGCCGTGCCCGTGTACGTGGAGCTGGGCGAGCTGTTCCTGGGCGACCACCTGCTGTCCTACGGCGGCGCCCTGCGCTTCCGCGTCGAGGAGGAGGGCGGCGAGCCCCTGCCTGGTCACACGCTCATGAAGTTCCCTCTAGTCAGTATATACGGAGCTCACCTCATTTTGGATTACTACCAG CGCGTGCCAGCAGTGAACGGCACGCACGCGGTGCGTCTGCACGAGTCGCTGTGGACGGTGCGCGGCCGAGGCGCGGGCGCCTCTCGCAGCGCGCTCATGCTGGTGCTGCAGGACGTGCGGCGCGTGCTGCTGCGAGCCAGCACACGCGCGCCCGCCCGCGCCGACCCCGTGCACGTGCTGCTGCTGTCGGCGTCGCTGGAGACGGCGGTGGCGGGCGTGGCGCGCGGCGCGGCCGCCCCCGGCGTCGAGCGCTGCGACTGTCCGCGCGGCTACGACGCCGCCTCGTGCCAGCTGCCCGCCGTGGGCTTCTGGATGCCGAGCAGCTCCCCCCGCGTTATGCACGTGTCCGGCACTGTCGTCATCCGCCTCGACGGCGCCGCCGAACCCTGCAACTGCCGTGGTCGCGCCTCCGCCTGCCACCCTAACACAGGACACTGCATG AACTGCAGCAACAACACCGCCGGCCCGCAGTGCGAGCGCTGCGCGGACGGCTACTACGGCAGCCCGGAGAGCGGCTGTGCGCCGTGCCCCTGCCCCGGCCCGCAGCGCAGCCACGCCGCCGCCTGCGCCGTCAGCGGCTCACGAGTGCACTGCTTCTGTAAACCCG GCTACACGGGTGCGGCGTGCGAGTCGTGCGCGGCGGGGTGGCGCTGGTCAGGGGATAGCTGCGTGGCGTGCGCGTGCGACCCCCGCGGCGCACTCGACTCGCGCTGCGACGGCGGCGCGCACTGCCGCTGCCGCCCGCACGCCACCGGCGATCGCTGCCAGCTGTGCACGCGCCCGCGACACTACCTCGACGACGACGGCTGCAAAC CTTGCGACAATTGCACACAAACGCTTCTCGATTACGTGGGGGAGGTGAACGGTGACATGAGGCGGCGCGTCGACATTGCGGAGTTGAGCCGCGCGCCGCAGCCTTTCCCGGCGCTGCGAGAGTTCGCGAGCGACGCTTCCGCGCTTCACAACGATCTGCAGCAGCACAGGACGCTCCTGGAAAAAACTAGGCTAGTAGAATCGGAGCTCGGCAAACTGGAGGTAGCGGAGCACGAGCTCTTCACGGAGGCTAATAAGTTCAAGGAGGAAATTAAGAGGCGAGAGAAGGAGGCCCTCTCGCTGAGCCTGGAGAGCATGAGCGGCCTGGAGGTGGTCCTGAACCAGAAGCGGATGATCGCGGACCGAGTGGCCGCTCTAGATGATTTCGCGCAAGGCGAGAAACATCTCAGCGCGCACAGGGCGCTGAAGGAGGCCAgacatttattgaaaaaaataaagagCACGAGCCTCATAGATTATGTTGCAGCCGCCACGGATATATCTGACTCG GCGACGATGCAGTCGACGGTCGTTCGCGAGTACGCTTGGCGCGCGGCAGATGCGCTGGAGCGGGCGCAGGGGCTTCGCGAGGGTGTGGCGCGGTGGGAGGCGCGGGGGGAGGAGCTGGCGCAGCTGGCGAGCGCGGTGTGGGCGGCGGGCGACCGGGTCGATGCGCTCCGCCGCGACACCGTGCCGCGCCTCGCTGCGCTGCGGGACGGCGGCACACGCTGCAGGCTCGAATTAGAG AATGTCGCAAGTTTGTCGTCGCACAACCTGACCACTGACGCCCGAGCGGCGTTGCTGAACGCCCAAAATCTCGCGATCGGCTTCCCAGCGCTGCTGGCCGAGCTCCGTGCCCTCACCGCCGCGGCCGAGGAGAAGGAGGGCATCCTGTACAACATCACGCCGGCCTACAAGGAGAAGTACTTGGATGCGGTCGAAAAACACGCGGCAGTTTTGGCAGAGAAGGCTAAAGAGTACAAGAA CTTATTTGCCGGCACGCGCGCTGCAGCGTCGTCGGGCGTGCGTGCGGCGACGGCGTGGGCCGAGGTGGCGGAGTCGGTGCgcctcgccgccgccgccgcggacGCCGCAGTGATCGCCGTCGCCGCCGCGGCGCAGATGGCGCGAGGACCGCACTCGCTGCTGCACACCGCCGACAAGGAGAAACGACGCTCGCTGCAGCTCAAACAGCGCGGCGAGGAGGTGCTCGAGAAGGCAGAAG ATCTGCGGCGGTCGGTAGAGAGCGCCAGGCGCGGCACCGATGCGGTGAGCGTGGGGCTGCGGGCGCTGGGCTGGCGGCAGCGCGAGCTCGCCACCGCCGCCGACGCCGCCACCGCGTCCGTCGCTTCATCCGCCGCGCCCGCCACGCTGAAGCACGCTACAGGACAA GCGGAGCGTGTGTTCGGTGTGGCGCGCGCTCTGTACGACGAGGCGGCGGAGACGCGGCGGCGCGTGCGCTACCAGCTGCGGCGCGAGCTGGCGCACCTGCAGCGGCTCGGCGACACTGCGCTCGGGGCAGCCGAGGAACATG TGTCGCAGATCCGCGGGAACACGCTGCGAGGCGCGGAGGTGTCGGAGgcgctggcggcggcggcggcggcacgCGCGCGGGAGCACGCCGCGGCCGCCCGCTCGCTCGGCCCGGCCGCGCGAGACCTGCGCACGCGCATACAACAAGCTAAGGACGCTGCTGCGACT ATAAGCGTGTCGTTGACGTCTGCGGCGACGGGTCCGGGCTGCGCACGCGCATACGCCGCGTGGGGCGCGCCGGCCGCCACGCGGGCCTCGCTCGCCTTCAGCTTTGATGGTGCTGTGCGGGACGGAACCCTGCTGTATCTACCTGATCAG GACGGCGTGCGCTACATGCGGCTGTACGTGTTGGAGGGGCGACTGCGGGTGCGGTGGGACGTGGGCGGGGGGGTGCACTCGCTGGAGCATCCCGAGCCGCTGCAGGCCACGCACGACGACGCCGACCACTCCATCTACCGAGTGGAGATTGAGAG GGTGTGGGGCGCGGTGCGACTAGTGGTGGAGCGGGgaggcgcggcggcggcggcgtggtCTAACGGCACGGCGGCGGGGGGCGCGGGGGGGCTACTGCGGGCGCCACGCTGGTGGCTGGGCGAGCCCGCGCGCCCGCTGCCTGCCTGCGTGCACGCGCTGCACGCTGACCGCACGCCTGTAGGCCTGTGGGCCTTCGCCGTGCAGCCCGCTGACGCCAAGTGTACCGCCTGCACGCAGAG ATGGTGGCGCGGCGGTCGCGGGGAGGGGCTGGTGTGGCTGAACGGCGCGGGCTACGTGGCGCTGCGGCGCTCGGGAGCGCGCGTCGTCGACCGCCGCCGCTTCAGCCTCTCCTTCACCTTCCGCACGCGAGACACCGACGCGCTGCTCTTCATGGCGCTCGACACTGTCAAC AACCGGTCGTTGTCGGTGTGGCTGTCGGCGTGCCGCGTGGTGTTCCGCGTGCAGTACGCACACGCTCGCCTCGACATCacggcgggcgcggcgggcgcgcgCTACTGCGACGGCCGCCCCGCCCACGTGCAGGCCACCAGACTCTTCACCGGCCTCGAGAGAG GCAGCTTGCGGGTGAACGGCGAGGAGACGCTGGGGTCGCCGTCGCCGCCGGTGCAGGCCGCGGCCGAGCTGCCCGACCTCAGCGCTGCGCACTACTGGGTGGGGGGCGTGCCGCCGGGGACCGACGCGGGGGCGCTGCCGGGGGCGGACACGGCCGACGTGCCCGCGCTGCTCGGCTGCTTCGGCGCGCTCACAGTCGACAGAGAGGGCTACGATCTGCTGGACACGCACGCCAGACAGGGCGTAGAAGCCGGCTGTAGCTCAAAG cCTCTCCGCTCGGCGATCCTGGACGGGTCGGGCTACATCGAGCTGCCGTCGCCGGCGATCAAGCGTAAGGCGACTATCGGCCTGACGTTCCAGACCCGTAGCGAGGCGGGGCTGCTGCTCTACCGCGCGACAAACGCCCACACTAACGAAACCGAAGAAGACAAGAACTACTTGATGATGTCACTCGTTAAAG GTGAATTGGAAGTACGCGCGCGCGCCGGCAAGGGCGAGGTGCGCGTGCGCGTGAACGGCAGCGCGCTGCACGACGGTCGCCTGCACACCGTGCGCCTCGTCAGGGTGCACAAACAG CTGGAGGTATGGGTGGACGAGGCGCGACGCGGGGTGGGTACATTGGGCGGCGCGGCGctggcggcgcgggcgcggggcaCGTACCTGGGCGGGGTGCCGCCCGCCGTGCTACCGGGGGCGGGGGTTCCGCCTTTCGTTGGAACCATCACGGATTTCGTCGTCGACTCAAC GTGGATCGGCCTAGAGACTGCAGTAGAGTGGGATGGCGCCCGACTAGGTCGTGCGGACGGGGAGCTGCGCCCCGAGCCGCCGGCGGAGCCTCGAGCGCTGCAGGCCACAACGGAAGGGGACAGCTTCTGTTCTAAA ACATCGTCGTTCACGGTGGAGGCGGGCGCGGTGAAGTTCGGCGACGCGGCGGGCAGCTACGCGGCGCTGCGCGTGCCCCGCGCCGGACCCAAGCCCGACTTCGCTGTCAGCCTGCACTTCCGCACCTTCGCCACCGACGGCCTCCTCCTGCTTAtaccg GGTTCCAAGACAAAGCCGAAGCACTACTCGGCGCTGATGGTGAAGGAGGGTCGGCTGCGGCTGGTGGTGCGCGGGCGCAAGCGGCGTGAGCTGACGCTGCCGCTCTTCGTGTCCGACGGCACCTGGCGGCCG GTGTCGGTTCGCGCGGGCCGGAGACGCGCGGTGCTGCGGTGCGGCGAggcggtggcggcggcgcgcgcggcgtCGCTGGCTCGCGCCGCACGCATATACGTGGGCGGGCCACCGCCACCACACTTGCTACCGCACGTGCCACCACAG ATTCTAAAGTTGGGCGGGTTCGTGGGTTGCGTGCGGCGGGTGACGGTGAATGGGCGCGAGGAGGACCTGGTGGGCAGGGGCGGGGCCGGTGCGGCGCGCGTGCGACAGTGCTTCCCACACGTGGAGCGCGGAGCGTACTTCGCGGGCGACGCGCACGCCGCGTGGGGGGCGTGGCGCGGAGAGGGCGACGTGCGGGACGTGCGCCTGCAGTTCCGCGCGCTCGCGCCCACCGGCGTGCTGCTCGCTGCCGCTGGCGTCGTGCTCGAGCTGCGTGACGGCGCG GTGGTAGTAAGCGGGCCGGAGGGGCGGGAGGCGACGGTGGAGGCGGGGGGTCGCGCGTGCGACGGGGCGTGGCACTCAGTGCGCGTGCGCCTGGCGCGCCGGCCCGCGTTGGCGCTGGACGCGGCGCCGGAGGagcgcgcgccgcccgcgctgctgcccgccgcgccgccgcccacCGCCACCACCCTATACGTCGGCGGCCTGCCAG AGGGCGCGGCGGAGCTGACGGAGGGTCGGGAGAACTTCAAGGGCTGCATCAGGGAGGTGGTGGTGGGGGAGGAGCGACGCGAGTGGGCCGCCATGGACGCGCTGCACAACGTGCTGCTGGACTCCTGTCCCGTGGCACAGTGA